From a region of the Flavobacterium branchiarum genome:
- a CDS encoding sugar phosphate nucleotidyltransferase: MKIIVPMAGRGSRLRPHTLTVPKPLIPVAGKSIVHRLVEDIAKILKEPIEEVAFILGDEAFFGEEVVLSLQELAQSLGAKASIYRQDMPLGTGHAIMCAKESLSGPAVIAYADTLIRADFELDPAADAVIWVKQVEQPEAFGVVKLNANNEIIELVEKPKEFVSDLAVIGIYYFKEIEILKNELQTVLDNNIQNGGEYQINDGIKAMMANGKVFKTGSVDEWMDCGNKDVTVETNSRMLGFLHNDGEHLVDYDVKLENSTIIPPCYIGENVVLKNATVGPNVSLGKGCHVIDSSIKNSLVQTYSQIKNANLDNAMIGNHVSYDGKFTSISIGDYSVLE; encoded by the coding sequence ATGAAAATAATTGTTCCAATGGCTGGTCGCGGATCTAGACTAAGACCACATACTTTAACTGTTCCTAAACCATTAATTCCAGTTGCAGGAAAATCAATTGTGCATCGTTTGGTTGAAGACATAGCGAAAATACTTAAAGAACCTATTGAAGAGGTTGCTTTTATATTAGGAGATGAAGCCTTTTTTGGAGAAGAAGTTGTGTTAAGCTTGCAAGAGTTGGCACAAAGTTTGGGTGCAAAAGCATCTATTTATCGTCAAGACATGCCTTTAGGTACAGGACATGCGATTATGTGTGCCAAAGAATCTTTATCAGGACCAGCAGTAATTGCTTATGCAGATACTTTAATTAGAGCTGATTTTGAGTTAGATCCTGCAGCTGATGCTGTAATTTGGGTAAAACAAGTTGAGCAACCAGAAGCATTTGGAGTGGTTAAGTTAAACGCTAATAATGAAATCATTGAATTGGTTGAAAAACCAAAAGAGTTTGTTAGCGATTTAGCAGTTATAGGAATATACTACTTTAAAGAAATAGAGATTCTTAAAAATGAGCTTCAAACGGTTTTGGATAATAACATTCAAAATGGTGGTGAATACCAAATTAATGATGGTATTAAAGCGATGATGGCTAACGGAAAAGTTTTTAAAACTGGTAGCGTAGATGAATGGATGGATTGTGGTAATAAAGATGTTACGGTTGAAACCAACTCAAGAATGTTAGGGTTTTTACATAATGATGGTGAACATCTTGTTGATTATGACGTGAAATTGGAAAATTCTACAATTATTCCACCGTGTTATATTGGTGAAAATGTAGTGTTGAAAAACGCAACTGTAGGTCCAAATGTATCTTTAGGAAAAGGATGTCACGTAATTGATAGCTCAATTAAGAATAGTTTGGTACAAACGTATTCACAAATAAAAAACGCCAATTTAGATAATGCAATGATAGGAAACCACGTTAGTTATGACGGTAAGTTTACAAGTATTAGCATTGGTGACTATTCTGTTTTAGAATAA
- a CDS encoding CBS domain-containing protein, whose protein sequence is MKKREPISHIMTKTVVTANENDSLRDVVEKLRKNTIRHLPIVKGKEVVGIISRTDINRLTFGALFEGQEGADEAILDMLTIPQVMTSKPKTVSSDMIIRNLAEFFVKEEFHALPVVDNGELKGIVTTTDVVRYFLEQYD, encoded by the coding sequence ATGAAAAAGAGAGAACCAATAAGTCATATAATGACAAAAACTGTAGTAACGGCAAACGAAAATGATAGCCTTAGAGATGTAGTCGAAAAGCTAAGAAAAAATACTATTAGACACCTACCGATTGTTAAAGGAAAAGAAGTTGTTGGTATTATAAGCCGCACAGATATTAACCGATTAACCTTTGGTGCTCTATTTGAAGGACAGGAAGGAGCCGACGAAGCAATCCTTGATATGCTCACCATCCCACAAGTTATGACTTCAAAACCAAAAACAGTATCATCGGATATGATTATAAGAAACTTAGCTGAATTTTTTGTAAAAGAAGAATTTCATGCATTACCTGTAGTCGATAATGGAGAACTTAAAGGTATTGTTACAACAACCGATGTGGTAAGGTACTTTTTAGAACAATATGATTAA
- a CDS encoding ABC transporter permease: protein MNFPLYIAKRYIFSKSKNNAINIINRIASLGIIVGTMALFVVLSVFSGLKVFSLSFTNEIDPDLKIESTYGKSFLVTPSQDTQIKKIDGIASYTKIIEERVLFIFNGKQQVTYLKGVDSNYPVVNDIRKKLFNGQWLKPGTYQVVVGYGISKNFSMGILDFENPLQVFAPKPGKGTIENPEEAFSKTDVLPVGIYSISEDLDSKYVFADLGLVQELLEYKPNQISGIEFKLKPNVNESKVDSQLQAIFSNKVTTKNRAQLNASLYKMLNTENIAVYLIFTLVIIVALFNLIGALIMMILDKKSNLKTLFNLGTEIKDLRKIFLLQGTLLSLFGGLLGLLLGIILVMLQQQYELIMITPTLAFPVVFSLENVFIVLGTILSLGFIASLIASTRVSAKLLD from the coding sequence TTGAACTTTCCCCTTTACATAGCCAAACGATATATTTTTAGCAAGAGTAAGAACAATGCTATCAATATCATTAATCGTATTGCCAGCCTTGGAATAATTGTTGGTACAATGGCTTTGTTTGTGGTTTTGTCTGTTTTTAGTGGGCTAAAAGTATTCAGTCTTTCTTTTACAAATGAAATAGATCCTGATTTAAAAATTGAAAGTACTTATGGGAAATCATTTTTGGTTACTCCAAGTCAGGATACTCAAATCAAAAAAATTGATGGGATTGCTTCGTACACTAAAATAATCGAAGAGCGCGTTTTGTTTATTTTTAATGGAAAACAACAAGTTACCTACTTAAAAGGTGTGGATAGTAATTATCCAGTTGTCAATGATATTAGAAAAAAACTCTTTAACGGGCAATGGTTAAAACCAGGTACATATCAGGTTGTTGTTGGTTATGGAATTTCCAAAAACTTTTCGATGGGGATATTGGATTTTGAGAATCCATTGCAGGTATTTGCACCTAAACCTGGAAAAGGAACAATCGAAAATCCAGAAGAAGCATTTAGTAAAACAGATGTATTGCCTGTAGGTATATATTCAATAAGTGAGGATTTGGATTCTAAATATGTTTTTGCTGATTTAGGCTTAGTACAAGAACTTCTTGAGTACAAACCCAATCAGATTTCTGGAATTGAATTTAAGCTAAAACCAAATGTCAACGAATCAAAAGTTGATTCTCAATTGCAAGCTATTTTCAGTAATAAAGTAACTACAAAGAACAGAGCACAACTTAATGCGTCTTTGTATAAAATGCTTAATACGGAGAATATTGCAGTCTATTTAATATTTACATTGGTCATTATTGTAGCGCTGTTTAATTTGATTGGAGCATTAATTATGATGATTCTGGATAAAAAAAGTAATTTGAAAACGCTTTTTAATCTAGGAACAGAAATTAAAGATTTGCGAAAAATATTTTTGCTACAAGGAACATTATTAAGTTTGTTTGGTGGTTTGTTAGGTCTTCTTTTAGGGATTATCTTAGTTATGTTACAGCAACAATATGAGCTTATTATGATTACCCCGACACTCGCTTTTCCTGTTGTTTTCAGTCTTGAAAACGTATTTATTGTTTTAGGAACGATTCTTTCACTTGGATTTATAGCTTCCTTGATAGCAAGTACACGCGTAAGTGCAAAATTGCTAGATTAG
- a CDS encoding DUF4292 domain-containing protein has protein sequence MKKYLMILLLVFIVSCKSKSGAVQGNNTKEEVNLISAKKIIDGHYNNKLQFSTLYIKASAKYSDDKQSQNVTAEIKIKKDEQILVSIRFLGITMAKALITPDSVSYYEKIGGTYYEGDFSSLSKWLGTDLDYDKVQNLLLGQAIDDLKKGKYTETLIDRVYRLDEAKEQDIKKSFFFEADKFLLEKEQISQTSKNIMMQIAYGDAKTFDQGILPRAIAIEAIQPKGKTEINLNYNTITFNEELSFPYSVPNGYKKIIIK, from the coding sequence ATGAAGAAGTATCTAATGATATTGTTACTCGTTTTTATCGTTTCGTGTAAATCGAAATCGGGTGCAGTACAAGGAAACAATACTAAAGAAGAAGTTAATCTTATTTCTGCAAAGAAAATTATCGACGGACATTACAACAATAAATTACAGTTTTCGACTTTATATATTAAAGCAAGTGCAAAATATTCAGATGATAAACAAAGTCAGAATGTTACTGCTGAGATAAAAATTAAAAAAGACGAACAGATTCTAGTGAGTATTCGTTTTCTGGGTATTACAATGGCAAAGGCTTTGATTACACCAGATTCAGTAAGCTATTATGAAAAAATAGGAGGTACTTATTATGAAGGCGATTTTAGTAGCTTGAGTAAATGGTTGGGTACAGATTTAGATTATGATAAAGTTCAAAACCTTTTATTGGGTCAAGCAATCGATGATTTAAAGAAAGGAAAATATACCGAAACATTAATTGATAGAGTATATCGATTAGATGAAGCAAAGGAGCAGGACATTAAAAAATCATTTTTCTTTGAAGCGGATAAATTCTTGTTAGAAAAAGAACAGATTTCACAAACGTCAAAAAATATCATGATGCAAATAGCATACGGTGATGCCAAAACTTTTGACCAAGGAATACTTCCTAGAGCTATTGCTATAGAAGCTATTCAGCCAAAAGGAAAGACAGAAATCAATTTAAATTACAACACAATTACTTTTAATGAGGAACTTTCTTTTCCTTATAGTGTTCCAAATGGATATAAAAAAATTATAATTAAGTAA
- a CDS encoding phenylacetate--CoA ligase, translated as MIPEIEKGSLEEIKNFQEQKLVEFLAYISQKSPFYKNLFEKNKIDVSKIKTLEDLQLLPVTTKEDLQTNNDDFLCVPITKIIDFATTSGTLGDPVTFGLTDSDLDRLAYNEAISFDCAGIKEGDIVQLMTTIDRKFMAGLAYFLGLRKLKVGVIRVGAGIPELQWDSILKYNPSYLITVPSFLLKLIEYAENHNIDYNNSSIKGAICIGEPLRNQDFSMNILSKKITDKWNIKLYSTYASTEMSTAFTECEHENGGHHHPELIIVEVLDEDNNPVKNGEVGELTFTTLGIEAMPLLRFKTGDIVQLHDTPCACGRNTLRVGPVVGRKKQMIKYKGTTLYPPAMNDVLSDFDAIENHIIEIFTNDLGTDEILIKIAVKNPTDELLHEIKDHFRAKLRVTPKIEFTSKEILNPLVFNPMSRKPIRFFDNRVS; from the coding sequence ATGATTCCAGAAATAGAAAAAGGTTCTTTAGAAGAAATTAAAAATTTTCAAGAGCAAAAATTAGTGGAGTTTTTGGCATATATAAGTCAGAAATCCCCTTTTTATAAAAACCTTTTTGAGAAAAATAAAATTGATGTTTCTAAGATTAAAACACTAGAAGATCTACAACTTTTACCTGTAACCACCAAAGAAGATCTTCAGACTAATAATGATGATTTTTTATGTGTTCCAATTACAAAAATTATTGATTTCGCAACTACCTCTGGAACTTTAGGAGATCCGGTAACTTTTGGTTTAACTGATTCTGATTTGGATAGATTAGCTTATAATGAAGCTATTTCTTTTGATTGTGCAGGAATTAAAGAAGGCGATATTGTACAACTTATGACCACAATTGATCGTAAGTTTATGGCTGGATTGGCTTATTTTTTAGGATTGCGAAAATTAAAAGTAGGTGTAATTCGTGTTGGCGCAGGAATACCCGAACTACAATGGGATTCTATCTTAAAATACAACCCTTCCTATTTAATAACGGTTCCTTCATTTTTATTAAAGTTGATTGAATATGCCGAAAACCATAATATCGATTATAACAATTCGAGCATAAAAGGTGCAATTTGTATTGGAGAGCCACTTAGAAACCAAGATTTTTCGATGAATATTTTGTCTAAAAAAATAACTGACAAATGGAACATTAAATTATATTCTACTTATGCTTCTACCGAAATGAGCACTGCTTTTACGGAATGTGAACATGAAAATGGAGGACATCATCATCCTGAATTAATAATTGTAGAAGTACTTGATGAAGATAACAATCCTGTAAAAAATGGTGAAGTTGGTGAACTAACATTTACTACTTTAGGTATCGAAGCCATGCCTCTATTGCGTTTTAAAACAGGAGATATCGTTCAGTTACACGACACTCCATGTGCCTGTGGAAGAAATACATTACGTGTAGGTCCCGTTGTTGGACGCAAAAAGCAAATGATAAAATATAAAGGAACAACCCTTTATCCCCCTGCAATGAATGATGTTTTAAGTGATTTTGATGCTATCGAAAATCATATCATCGAGATATTTACCAATGATTTAGGAACGGATGAAATTTTGATTAAAATTGCAGTGAAGAATCCAACGGATGAATTATTACATGAAATAAAAGATCATTTTAGAGCCAAATTAAGAGTAACTCCAAAAATAGAATTCACCTCAAAAGAAATATTAAATCCATTAGTTTTTAACCCGATGAGTCGTAAACCAATTCGGTTTTTTGATAATCGAGTTAGCTAA
- the dusB gene encoding tRNA dihydrouridine synthase DusB codes for MVKIGNIELPEFPLLLAPMEDVSDPPFRRLCKTHGADLMYSEFISSEGLIRDAIKSRMKLDIFDYERPVGIQIFGGDEEAMAMSSKIVTTVNPDLIDINFGCPVKKVVCKGAGAGVLKDVDLMVRLTKAVIESTNLPVTVKTRLGWDDNSINIDEVAERLQDIGVQALTIHARTRAQMYKGHSDWSHIARVKNNPRITMPIFGNGDIDSPEKALKFKNEYGIDGIMIGRAAIGYPWIFNEIKHFFETGEHLPAPTVSDRVEAARNHLTWSMEWKGERLGIVEMRRHYTNYFKGIHSFKEYKQKLVTIDDPQGLFNVMNEIQEVYAGYEFV; via the coding sequence ATGGTCAAGATTGGCAACATAGAATTACCTGAATTTCCTTTACTACTCGCTCCTATGGAAGATGTGAGTGATCCACCATTCCGTAGATTGTGCAAAACACATGGAGCTGATTTAATGTATTCGGAATTTATTTCTTCGGAAGGATTAATTCGTGATGCAATTAAAAGCCGAATGAAATTAGACATTTTTGATTACGAACGTCCTGTTGGAATTCAGATCTTTGGTGGAGATGAAGAAGCAATGGCAATGTCTTCAAAAATTGTTACTACCGTAAACCCAGATTTGATTGATATCAATTTTGGTTGTCCTGTAAAAAAAGTAGTTTGTAAAGGTGCTGGTGCAGGAGTTTTAAAAGATGTTGACTTAATGGTACGTTTAACCAAAGCGGTTATCGAGAGTACTAATTTACCTGTTACTGTAAAAACTCGTTTGGGTTGGGATGATAACTCCATAAACATTGATGAAGTTGCCGAACGCTTACAAGATATTGGAGTGCAAGCTTTAACGATTCATGCCAGAACCCGCGCACAAATGTACAAAGGACATTCAGACTGGTCTCATATTGCTCGTGTAAAAAACAACCCAAGAATTACAATGCCTATTTTTGGAAATGGAGATATCGATAGCCCAGAGAAAGCATTGAAGTTTAAAAATGAATACGGCATCGACGGTATTATGATTGGTCGTGCTGCAATAGGGTATCCATGGATTTTTAACGAAATAAAGCACTTTTTTGAAACAGGTGAGCATTTGCCTGCGCCAACAGTTAGTGATCGTGTAGAAGCCGCTAGAAACCATCTCACATGGTCGATGGAATGGAAAGGAGAACGCTTAGGAATTGTAGAAATGCGTCGTCATTATACCAATTACTTTAAAGGAATTCATTCGTTTAAAGAATACAAACAAAAACTAGTTACAATTGATGATCCTCAAGGATTATTTAATGTAATGAATGAAATCCAGGAAGTATATGCTGGTTATGAATTTGTTTAG
- a CDS encoding tetratricopeptide repeat protein, with protein MKKRVLIIVFMALLGNQASIMAQTEPEDIAMAANEFQDSFYESLLQKGIENYDKAISALQKCEKLQPNNATVHFELGKNYLFLKDYRNAQISFEKATQLNPNNKWFWLGIYDVCYQTKNYPLAIETIQKIIPFDEEYKDDLISLYMITNQLDKALSLINEMNDKFGKSNERDLYKAQILSQGKYQDVEIQSLLDLIKKNPKEEINYIALIALYAKNNDADRVLEITQQLEKAIPTSEWAQVSSFKSYLDQNQPEKAIQAMNVVLANSKIDSKIKHRILNEFLIFVSKNPQFVPDLDKAITYFKNDPDVDVAKEIGKFFNSKNQFDQAVKYYELSVNSVSEVDIETNLLLLQAYTETKQYDPMAKRSVVMIETFPTQPQFYFYSGLANNQLQQFKKAKDVLEMGLDYVVDDLTLEANFNIQLGEAYNGLGDMKKKETYFAKANQLLRQKK; from the coding sequence ATGAAAAAAAGAGTTTTAATAATAGTATTTATGGCTTTGCTTGGCAATCAAGCTTCGATAATGGCTCAAACAGAACCAGAAGATATTGCTATGGCTGCCAATGAATTTCAAGACTCTTTTTATGAATCGTTATTGCAAAAAGGTATCGAAAATTATGATAAAGCAATTTCCGCTTTACAAAAATGCGAGAAACTTCAGCCTAATAATGCAACAGTTCATTTTGAATTAGGTAAAAACTATCTTTTTTTAAAGGATTATAGGAATGCTCAAATTTCGTTTGAAAAAGCAACTCAGTTAAATCCTAATAACAAATGGTTTTGGCTTGGCATTTATGATGTTTGTTATCAGACCAAGAACTATCCTTTGGCAATAGAAACGATTCAGAAGATTATTCCGTTTGATGAAGAGTATAAAGATGATTTAATTTCTTTGTACATGATTACAAATCAATTAGACAAAGCACTTTCATTAATTAATGAAATGAATGATAAGTTTGGAAAATCTAATGAAAGAGATCTATATAAGGCACAGATTTTGTCACAAGGTAAATATCAAGACGTAGAAATACAAAGTCTTTTAGATCTGATTAAGAAAAATCCAAAAGAAGAAATTAATTACATTGCTTTAATTGCTTTGTATGCAAAGAATAATGATGCGGATAGAGTATTAGAAATTACGCAACAATTAGAAAAAGCAATTCCAACATCGGAGTGGGCACAAGTAAGTTCTTTCAAAAGTTATTTAGATCAAAATCAGCCAGAAAAAGCAATTCAGGCAATGAATGTTGTTCTCGCAAATTCTAAAATTGATTCTAAAATAAAACACCGAATTTTAAATGAATTTTTAATCTTCGTGAGTAAGAATCCTCAATTTGTACCAGATTTAGATAAAGCAATTACTTATTTTAAGAATGATCCAGATGTAGATGTCGCAAAAGAAATTGGAAAGTTTTTTAATAGTAAAAATCAATTTGATCAAGCGGTTAAATATTATGAGTTGTCGGTAAATTCCGTTTCAGAAGTAGATATTGAAACGAATTTACTTTTGCTTCAAGCATACACCGAAACGAAACAATACGATCCGATGGCAAAACGTTCAGTGGTAATGATAGAGACATTTCCAACGCAACCACAGTTTTATTTTTATTCCGGTTTGGCTAATAATCAATTGCAACAATTTAAAAAGGCAAAAGACGTTCTAGAAATGGGACTTGATTATGTTGTAGATGATTTAACGTTAGAAGCAAATTTTAACATTCAGTTAGGAGAAGCTTATAATGGTTTAGGGGATATGAAGAAAAAAGAAACGTATTTTGCGAAGGCAAATCAATTATTAAGACAAAAAAAGTAA
- the rbfA gene encoding 30S ribosome-binding factor RbfA, with amino-acid sequence METNRQKKIGGVIQKDLVDILQGEVRKNGINNLVISVSKVMVTSDLSVATVYLSIFPQEKAKETLEGIKSNSTLIKHDLAQRVRLQLRRVPNLVFFIDDSLDYIEKIDNALANRDNPIENRDLLEKRRKS; translated from the coding sequence ATGGAAACAAATAGACAGAAAAAAATAGGCGGTGTCATCCAAAAGGATTTGGTTGATATTTTGCAAGGTGAAGTGAGAAAAAACGGAATTAATAATTTAGTAATTTCAGTATCCAAAGTTATGGTCACTTCTGATTTATCGGTGGCTACAGTATATTTAAGTATTTTTCCTCAGGAGAAAGCAAAAGAAACTTTAGAAGGAATTAAATCGAATTCAACTTTAATCAAACATGATTTAGCGCAACGTGTACGTTTACAATTGCGTCGTGTACCAAACTTGGTATTCTTTATTGATGACTCATTAGACTATATTGAAAAAATAGACAATGCTTTGGCAAACAGAGATAACCCAATTGAAAACCGTGATCTTTTAGAAAAAAGAAGAAAATCATAG
- a CDS encoding MATE family efflux transporter encodes MTETTIQKSLFSRIFSTIKQAIKGDESFDYTSGSIKKAVILLAIPMVLEMLMESVFALVDLYFVGHLEHSSFAIQAVGLTESVITIVYSIAIGISMAATAVVARRIGEKDPVAAAKAGMQAILIAFAINSVISILGFIYAKEILLLMGASAEAAEYGYKFTQIMIGGSLCVMLLFLINGIFRGAGNAAIAMKSLWIANICNIILCPILINGFGPIPAFGLVGAAIATTSGRSIGVLYQLYHLFNGRGVLKIVSSYFIPDFKQIKALVKIAAPGVLQFVIASCSWIFLAQLVATTGGDHGSAGYQTALRIMMFFILPAWGLSNAAATLVGQNLGAKHIDRAEKSVFTTAKYNVIFMATIMLITFFFAKYIVSFFTYDIVIQEIAVEALQIMSSGYIFYGIGMVLINTFNGAGDTWTPTMVNFVGFWLLQIPLAYVLAKHFKMGPTGVFIAIPVAETAITLASIVLYRKGKWKRIQV; translated from the coding sequence ATGACAGAAACAACAATACAGAAAAGTTTATTTTCTCGAATTTTCTCAACAATAAAACAAGCAATCAAAGGAGATGAATCTTTTGATTATACTTCAGGTAGCATAAAAAAAGCTGTAATTCTGCTAGCTATTCCAATGGTATTGGAAATGCTTATGGAATCTGTTTTTGCATTAGTAGATTTATATTTTGTGGGCCATCTAGAACACAGTAGTTTTGCTATTCAGGCAGTTGGACTTACAGAGTCGGTTATTACAATTGTTTATTCTATTGCAATTGGTATTAGTATGGCTGCAACAGCAGTTGTCGCTCGTCGTATAGGAGAAAAAGATCCTGTTGCCGCCGCAAAAGCAGGGATGCAAGCCATTTTAATAGCCTTTGCAATTAATAGTGTAATAAGCATTCTGGGATTTATTTATGCCAAAGAAATTTTATTACTCATGGGAGCATCAGCAGAAGCTGCTGAATACGGTTATAAATTCACCCAAATTATGATTGGTGGAAGTTTATGTGTCATGCTTTTATTTCTTATCAATGGAATTTTCCGTGGTGCAGGAAATGCAGCTATAGCCATGAAAAGCCTTTGGATTGCTAATATTTGTAACATTATCTTGTGTCCTATTTTAATTAATGGATTTGGACCAATTCCAGCCTTTGGATTAGTTGGAGCTGCGATAGCAACAACTTCGGGAAGAAGCATAGGTGTATTATACCAATTGTATCACCTTTTTAATGGAAGAGGTGTTTTAAAAATCGTTTCATCTTACTTTATCCCAGATTTTAAGCAAATCAAAGCTTTGGTAAAAATAGCAGCTCCTGGAGTATTGCAATTTGTTATAGCCTCTTGTAGTTGGATATTTCTTGCACAACTGGTAGCTACAACAGGAGGAGATCATGGTTCAGCAGGATATCAAACGGCATTGCGTATTATGATGTTTTTTATTCTTCCTGCTTGGGGATTAAGTAATGCTGCCGCTACTTTGGTTGGACAGAATTTAGGTGCCAAACACATTGACCGTGCAGAAAAATCAGTTTTTACTACTGCAAAATACAATGTCATTTTTATGGCAACAATAATGCTCATTACATTCTTTTTTGCAAAATACATAGTTTCATTTTTCACCTATGATATAGTAATTCAGGAAATAGCTGTCGAAGCATTGCAGATTATGAGTTCTGGATATATTTTCTACGGAATCGGAATGGTACTAATTAATACCTTCAATGGCGCTGGAGATACTTGGACACCTACAATGGTTAATTTCGTTGGATTCTGGTTATTGCAGATTCCATTAGCCTATGTTCTAGCAAAACATTTCAAGATGGGACCAACGGGAGTTTTTATAGCAATTCCTGTTGCAGAAACGGCTATTACTTTGGCAAGTATCGTATTATACAGAAAAGGAAAATGGAAACGTATTCAAGTGTAA
- a CDS encoding murein hydrolase activator EnvC family protein: MPKFLLSLIFICTTSLMWAQDSQQEKLEQRKAQIQQEIRDNEKMLQSVKKKEKSAVNEYIVQSNKIKLKEKLINTTEKQTKLLSNDMYINQVKINKLKKELEVLKEDYAKMILKSYKSRSEQSRAMFLLSSESFLQAYKRAQYMKQYTNFRKNQGEEIKSKSLQLGDYNAKLDGQRQIKKKIIAENEKEKISLEQEKKEQQKLVNSIKKDKNKIIADTRNKQQESKRIDRQIDRLIREAIAAANRKAAAEKEKATGTKSVAVVSDTKIALTAEAKLLAADFKANRGKLPWPVEKGFVSLGYGDQPHPIYNSLVIHNSGVEITTESGSNARAVFEGVVFSVMVLTPINKAVMIQHGDYFTVYQNLSSVSVSKGDKVSVKQSIGKIRTSGETGKTTIKFSILQNTTYNNPQSWLYNM; encoded by the coding sequence ATGCCAAAATTTCTCCTAAGCCTAATTTTTATTTGCACCACTTCATTGATGTGGGCACAAGATTCGCAACAAGAAAAACTGGAACAACGTAAAGCTCAGATTCAACAAGAAATTAGAGACAATGAGAAAATGTTACAATCTGTAAAGAAGAAAGAAAAATCTGCAGTAAATGAATACATAGTACAGTCTAATAAAATTAAACTTAAAGAAAAATTAATCAATACTACCGAAAAGCAAACGAAGCTTTTGAGTAATGATATGTATATTAATCAAGTAAAAATTAATAAACTTAAGAAAGAGTTAGAGGTACTAAAAGAAGATTATGCCAAAATGATTCTTAAGTCATACAAAAGTCGTTCGGAACAAAGTAGAGCCATGTTCTTGTTGTCTTCAGAAAGTTTTTTGCAAGCTTATAAGCGAGCACAGTATATGAAACAATATACAAATTTCAGAAAAAATCAGGGAGAAGAAATTAAATCAAAATCACTTCAACTAGGGGATTACAACGCGAAACTTGATGGGCAAAGACAAATAAAGAAAAAGATCATTGCCGAAAATGAAAAGGAAAAAATATCTTTAGAGCAAGAGAAGAAAGAACAACAAAAACTCGTTAACTCGATTAAAAAAGATAAGAATAAAATTATTGCGGACACAAGAAACAAACAACAAGAATCGAAAAGAATTGACAGACAAATTGATCGTTTAATTCGTGAAGCTATTGCCGCAGCCAACCGTAAAGCAGCAGCTGAAAAGGAAAAAGCTACTGGAACGAAATCTGTTGCTGTAGTATCTGATACAAAAATTGCATTAACAGCTGAAGCAAAATTACTTGCCGCCGATTTTAAAGCCAATCGAGGAAAATTACCTTGGCCCGTAGAAAAAGGATTTGTATCATTAGGTTACGGAGATCAACCGCACCCTATTTATAATTCACTGGTAATTCATAATAGTGGTGTCGAAATCACGACAGAGTCAGGTTCAAATGCAAGAGCCGTTTTTGAAGGTGTTGTATTTAGTGTTATGGTATTAACTCCGATAAACAAAGCAGTAATGATTCAGCACGGAGATTATTTTACAGTATATCAAAACTTAAGTTCTGTATCAGTAAGTAAAGGAGATAAAGTAAGTGTCAAACAAAGTATAGGTAAGATTAGAACTAGTGGTGAAACTGGAAAAACAACTATTAAATTCTCAATACTTCAAAATACAACTTATAACAATCCGCAGAGCTGGTTGTATAATATGTAA
- the dut gene encoding dUTP diphosphatase, producing MTINIINKSQHALPNYETIASAGMDLRANLSESITLNPLERTIVKTGLFIELPIGYEAQVRPRSGLAAKKGVTVLNSPGTVDADYRGEIGVILVNLSNEPFVIENGERIAQLIIAKHERAEWVEVNELSETSRGEGGFGSTGVK from the coding sequence ATGACAATTAATATTATCAACAAATCACAACACGCTTTACCTAACTACGAAACAATAGCTTCGGCAGGGATGGATTTACGTGCTAACTTATCTGAATCAATAACATTAAATCCTTTAGAAAGAACAATAGTTAAAACGGGACTTTTTATTGAATTACCTATTGGTTACGAAGCACAAGTAAGACCAAGAAGCGGATTGGCTGCTAAAAAGGGGGTAACGGTATTAAATTCTCCAGGAACCGTTGATGCAGATTATAGAGGTGAGATAGGAGTTATTTTAGTAAATTTATCGAATGAACCTTTTGTGATTGAAAATGGAGAAAGAATTGCACAACTAATCATTGCTAAACATGAACGAGCAGAATGGGTTGAAGTAAATGAACTTTCTGAAACATCAAGAGGAGAAGGCGGTTTTGGAAGTACAGGAGTGAAGTAG